One Hemibagrus wyckioides isolate EC202008001 linkage group LG09, SWU_Hwy_1.0, whole genome shotgun sequence DNA segment encodes these proteins:
- the LOC131359750 gene encoding uncharacterized protein LOC131359750, with the protein MSARTQCVPAEHCSKHHTTLLSRMHPGAISSPAVMKEFSSGVEEEEINEERGQEPTCCSEEWDNRVKLRERDRVSDEALEVCSLSAELGENSNINVNPPIAELGLNSDLLDQQDNCQKNSTNSMTSSRGNSKKSEQNGKQYYAPQQKTATWDSSTGVEAGARQENGKIILEHKVKGFFLPVPGEVAGPVKMDSKEDKLLHNNISIS; encoded by the exons ATGAGTGCCAGGACCCAATGtgtcccagcagaacattgctcaAAGCATCACACTACCCTTCTTTCCAgaatgcatcctggtgccatctcgtCCCCAG CGGTCATGAAGGAGTTTTCTTCTGgagtagaggaagaggagataAATGAAGAGAGAGGGCAGGAACCAACATGCTGCAGCGAGGAGTGGGATAATAGGGTGAAGCtgagggagagggacagagtAAGTGACGAAGCGTTAGAAGTGTGTTCCCTCTCTGCTGAGCTTGGTGAGAACTCCAACATCAATGTTAATCCACCCATTGCAGAGCTGGGCCTCAATTCTGATCTTCTGGACCAGCAGGACAACTG TCAGAAGAATTCCACCAACTCTATGACATCATCCAGAGGGAATTCTAAGAAATCTGAGCAGAATGGCAAGCAATATTATGCTCCACAACAGAAGACAGCAACATGGGATTCGTCTACTGGGGTAGAAGCAGGGGCAAGGCAAGAGAATGGAAAAATAATACTTGAACATAAAGTGAAG GGATTTTTCCTGCCTGTTCCAGGGGAGGTGGCAGGTCCAGTCAAGATGGATTCAAAAGAAGACAAGCTTTTGCATAATAATATATCTATCTCTTAA